From the genome of Erigeron canadensis isolate Cc75 unplaced genomic scaffold, C_canadensis_v1 Conyza_canadensis_unscaffolded:20, whole genome shotgun sequence:
CCAGTAGATATTGATGGTATTCGTGAACCTGTTTCTGGATCTCTACTTTATGGAAACAATATTATTTCGGGTGCCATTATTCCTACTTCTGCAGCTATAGGTTTGCATTTTTACCCAATATGGGAAGCAGCATCTGTTGATGAATGGTTATACAATGGTGGTCCTTATGAACTAATTGTTCTACACTTCTTACTTGGTGTAGCTTGTTACATGGGTCGTGAGTGGGAACTTAGTTTCCGTCTGGGTATGCGACCTTGGATTGCTGTTGCATATTCAGCTCCTGTTGCAGCTGCGACTGCTGTTTTCTTGATCTACCCAATTGGTCAAGGAAGCTTTTCTGATGGTATGCCTCTAGGAATTTCTGGTACTTTCAACTTCATGATTGTATTCCAGGCTGAGCACAACATCCTTATGCACCCATTTCACATGCTAGGCGTAGCTGGTGTATTCGGCGGCTCCCTATTTAGTGCTATGCATGGTTCTTTGGTAACCTCTAGTTTGATCAGGGAAACCACAGAAAATGAATCTGCTAACGAAGGTTACAGATTCGGTCAAGAAGAAGAAACTTATAATATCGTAGCCGCTCACGGTTATTTTGGCCGATTGATCTTCCAATATGCTAGTTTCAACAACTCTCGTTCTTTACATTTCTTCCTAGCTGCTTGGCCTGTAGTAGGTATCTGGTTCACTGCTTTAGGTATCAGCACTATGGCTTTCAACCTAAATGGTTTCAATTTCAACCAATCAGTAGTTGATAGTCAAGGCCGTGTAATTAACACTTGGGCTGATATCATTAACCGTGCTAACCTTGGTATGGAAGTTATGCATGAACGTAATGCTCACAATTTCCCTCTAGACTTAGCTGCTATTGAAGCTCCATCTACAAATGGATAAGACTTTGGTCTGATTGTATTGTATAGGAGTTTTTGAACTAAAAAAGGAGCAATAGCTTCCCTCTTGTTTTTATAAAGAGGGCGTTATTGCTCCTTTTTTTATGTTAatggaaaaaaattatatagtaaTACTATATACTACttatagatagattatagaaatatatacttactatatacttactatatacttactatatatatatattagatattagattatagaaaaatatacttactatatataatataatagactAGACTAGATAATAGTAGAGGGGCGGATGTAGCCAAGTGGATCAAGGCAGTGGATTGTGAATCCACCATGCGCGGGTTCAATTCCCGTCGTTCGCCcaaattgaattttatttatttatttattttttttaataaattattcgctacaaaaggatttttttttagtgaacgTGTCACAGCTTCctcctatttttttttgtaaagacGAAGAAAGAAATTCTCTTTTCTCTCCTATTTACTACGGCGACGAAGAATCAAATTATCACTATATTTATTCCTTTTTCTACTTCTTTTTCCAAGTGCGGGATAACCCCAAGGGGTTGTGGGTTTTTTTCTACCAATTGGGGCCCTCCCTTCACCACCCCCATGTGGATGGTCTACAGGGTTCATAACTACTCCTCTTACTACAGGGCGCTTACCTAGCCAACGCTTAGATCCGGCTCTACCCAAACTTTTCTGGTTCACCCCAACATTCCCCACTTGTCCGACTGTTGCTGAGCAGTTTTTGGATATCAAACGGACCTCCCCAGAAGGTAATTTTAATGTGGCCGATTTCCCTTCTTTTGCAATCAGTTTCGCTACAGCACCCGCTGCTCTAGCTAATTGTCCACCCTTTCCAAGTGTGATTTCTATGTTATGTATGGCCGTGCCTAAGGGCATATCGGTTGAAGTAGATTCTTCTTTTTTATCAATCAAAACCCCTTCCCAAACTGTACAAGCTTCTTCCAAAGCATACGGCTTTCTGGATGTAGATGGTGATATCTATACAGATACAGATGGATCTTATATATATGGTATAATGAAGTACCACATGGGTGGATATATAGGAATCAAAATCTGCCGAATCACTCATGTTATGATCTTCTACATCCTAGGTCTTCCCGTTCCATCATCTGGCTTATGTTCTTCATGTAGCATTCAGACCGAATGACTCTATGAAATTACGTTGATACTTCCACATATTATGGGTAACGTAGGAGACATCTCTATTTTTCCCCCCGGGAATCTTTAGAATTACCACTGCTTAGCTTTCAATTCGCCTCTGACCATCAAATGAAATGTGAATAATCCGTACTCTTCTCTTTGAAAGAAGGGGCGCTTCCGGTTCTGTCGGTGCTTGAAACAATTTTGTCTTCTCCATATTACTATATCTCTAGAGTCAATAATTTTATATGAGGAACTACTGAACTCAATCACTTGCTGCCGTTACTCTTCAGTTTTCTGTTGAGGTCTATCCTGTAGAGGTACTCAAATTGGATCAGTGATCGATTTCTAGGTTTCGTCGTAAACCTAATTGGTTACTTCCAATTACGTAAATCAATAGTTCAAACCGCACTCAAAGGTAGGGCATTTCCCATTTTTATAGGAACTTCTGTACCAGAAACAATGGTATCTCCAATTATAGCCCCCCTGGGATGTAAAATATATCTCTTCTCACCATCCCTATAGTGTATGAGACAAATGTATGCATTTCGATTCGGATCATATTCTATGGTTACGATTCTACCATATATGTCTTTTTCATTCCGTCGAAAATCTATTTTACGGTATAGACGCTTATGACCTCCCCCTCTATGCCCTGCGGTAATGATTCCTCTGGCATTACGACCTTTACCACAATGATGCTGTCCATAGATCAAATTATTTCGTGGATTGGATTTCACTTGACTGTCTACGGTTCCATTGCGTGTGCTCGGGGTAGAAGTTTTGTATAAATGTATCGCCATGCTATTAAGTATTTTGATTtaagttcttttctttctaagaGGTGGAATAGAATAACCCGGTTGAAGCGTAATGATCATACGTCTGTAATGCATTGTCTGTCCCATAATGGGTCCCATTCTTCTAGCCTTTCCGCGAAGTCGATGACTATTCATCGCGATTACCTTGACACCAAAGAAGAGTTCGACCCAATGCTTTATTTCTGTCCTAGTTGATCCTGATTCGACATTAGAAGTATATTGATTTTTCCCCAATAACCGAATACTTTTGTCTGTAAATACTGCATACCTGATTCCATCCATAAATCGATTTGATTCCCTATGAGTTCTAGTCTCAATAAGACTACTAATTCTTACTGTTCATATAGTATGATATGAATATACCACATCAATTCGTTATGTATGGATGATGAGATTTCATTGATACAGAGCTAATTCCAATAGACTTATTGGAGGGTCCCATTGGCGTGCATCCAGTAGGAATTGAACCTACGAATTCGCCAATTATGAGTTGGGTGCTTTAACCATTCAGCCATGGATGCTTAGCGGGTCATAGTGAATGACCAGATTCCAATTCAAATGGAATCTTTCAACTAAAGCAATGAGATGCTTAAATGGAATTCTTTTAGTTCTAATAAATCAGGAGGAATTTAATGACAGGACATGAATTCAAGTCCTGGATTTTAGAATTGAGAGAGATATTGAGAGAGATCAAGAATTCTCACTATTTCTTAGATTCCTGGACCCAATTCAATTCAGTGGGATCTTTCATTCACATTTTTTTCCACCAAGAAcgttttataaaactttttgacTCCCGAATTTGGAGTATCCTACTTTCACACAATTCACAGGGTTCAACAAGCAATCGATATTTCACGATCAAGGGTGTAATACTCTTTGGAGTAGCGGTCCTTATATATCGTATTAACAATCGAAATATGGTCGAAAGAAAAAATCTCTATTTGATAGGGCTTCTTCCTATACCTATGAATTCCATTGGACCCAGAAATGATACATTGGAAGAATCCGTTGGGTCTTCCAATATCAATAGGTTGATTGTTTCGCTCCTGTATCttccaaaaggaaaaaagatcTATGAGAGTTCTTTCCTGAATCCGAAAGAGAGTACTTGGGTTCTCCCAATAACTAAAAAGTTTAGCATGCCTGAATCTAACTGGGGTTCGCGGTGGTGGAGGGGCTGGATCGGAAAAAAGAGCGATTCTAGTTGTAAGATATCTAATGAAACCGTCGCTGGAATTGAGATATtattcaaagagaaagatctCAAATATCTGGAGTTTTTCTTTGTATATTATAGGGATGATCCGATCCGCAAGGACCATGATTGGGAATTGTTTGATCGTCTTTCTCTGAGGAAGAGGCAAAATAGAATCAACTTGAATTCGGGACCACTATTCGAAATCTTCGTGAAACACTGGATTTGTTATCTCATGTCTGCTTTTCGTGAAAAAATACCAATTGAAGTGGAGGGTTTTTTCAAACAACAAGGGGCTGGGTCAACTATTCAATCAAATGATATTGAGCATGTTTCCCATCTCTTCTCGAGAAACAAGTGGGCTATTTCTTTGCAAAATTGTGCTCAATTTCATATGTGGCAATTCCGCCAAGATCTCTTCGTTAGTTGGGGGAAGAATCCGCCCGAATCGGATTTTTTGAGGAACGTATCGAGAGATAATTTGATTTGGTTAGACAATGTGTGGTTGGTAAACAAGGATCGGTTTTTTCGCAAGGTACGGAATGTATCGTCAAATATTCAATATGATTCCACAAGATCTAGTTTCGTTCAAGTAAGGGATTCTAGCCAATTGAAAGGATCTTCTGATCAATCCAGAGATCATTTTGATTCCATTAGTAATGAGGATTCGGAATATCACACATTGATCAATCAAAGAGAGATTCAACAACTAAAAGAAAGATCGATTCTTTGGGATCCTTCCTTTCTTCAAACGGAAGGAACAGAGATAGAATCAAACCGATTCCCGAAATGCCTTTCCGGATATTCCTCAATGTCCCGGCTATTCACGGAACGTGAGAAGCAGATGATTAATCATCTGCTTCCGGAAGAAATCGAAGAATTTCTTGGGAATCCTACAAGATCCGTTCGTTCTTTTTTCTCTGACAGATGGTCAGAACTTCATCTGGGTTCGAATCCTACTGAGAGGTCCACTAGAGATCAGAAATTGTTGAAGAAACAACAAGATCTTTCTTTTCTCAGGCGagcggaaaaaaaaaaatggttaatcTATTCAAGATAATTACGTATTTACAAAATACCGTCTCAATTCATCCTATTTCATCAGATTCGGGATGTGATATGGTTCCGAAGGATGAACCGGATATGGACAGTTCCAACAAGATTTCATTCTTGAACAAAAATccattttttgatttatttcatCTATTCCATGACCGGAACAGGGGAGGATACACGTTACACCACGATTTTGAATCAGAAGAGAGATTTCAAGAAATGGCAGATTTATTCACTCTATCAATAACCGAGCCGGATCTGGTGTATCATAAGAGATTTGCCTTTTCTATTGATTCCTATGGATTGGATCCAAAACAATTCTTGAATGGGGTATTCAACTCCAGGTATGAATGGAAAACGACATCTTTATTGGTTTTATCGGTTCTACTTCCTATTTTTTATGAAGAGAATGAATCTTTTTATCGAAGGATCAGAAAAAAAAGGGTCCGGATCTTCTGCGGTAATGATTTGGAGGAGCCAAAACCAAAAATAGTGGTATTTGCTAGCAACAACATAATGGAGGCAGTCAATCAATATAGATTGATCCGAAATCTGATTCAAATCCAACATAGCACCCATAGGTACATAAGAAATGTATTGAATCGATTCTTTTTAATGAATAGATCCGATCGCAACTTCGAATATGGAATTCAAAGGGATCAAATAGGAAAGGATACTCTGAATCATAGAACTCTAATGAAATATACGATCAACCAACATTTATCGAATTTGAAAAAGAGTCAGAAGAGATGGTTGGAtcctcttatttttttttctcgaaCCGAGAGATCCATGAATCGGGATCCTGATGCATATAGATACAAATGGTCCACTGGGAGCAATAATTTCCAGGAACATTTGGAACATTTCGTTTCTGAGCAGAAGAGCCGTTTTCAAGTAGTGTTCGATCGATTACGTATTAATCCATATTCGATTGATTGGTCTGAGGTTATCGACAAAAAAG
Proteins encoded in this window:
- the LOC122584281 gene encoding photosystem II protein D1, which produces MTAILERRESESLWGRFCNWITSTENRLYIGWFGVLMIPTLLTATSVFIIAFIAAPPVDIDGIREPVSGSLLYGNNIISGAIIPTSAAIGLHFYPIWEAASVDEWLYNGGPYELIVLHFLLGVACYMGREWELSFRLGMRPWIAVAYSAPVAAATAVFLIYPIGQGSFSDGMPLGISGTFNFMIVFQAEHNILMHPFHMLGVAGVFGGSLFSAMHGSLVTSSLIRETTENESANEGYRFGQEEETYNIVAAHGYFGRLIFQYASFNNSRSLHFFLAAWPVVGIWFTALGISTMAFNLNGFNFNQSVVDSQGRVINTWADIINRANLGMEVMHERNAHNFPLDLAAIEAPSTNG
- the LOC122584290 gene encoding 50S ribosomal protein L2, chloroplastic: MAIHLYKTSTPSTRNGTVDSQVKSNPRNNLIYGQHHCGKGRNARGIITAGHRGGGHKRLYRKIDFRRNEKDIYGRIVTIEYDPNRNAYICLIHYRDGEKRYILHPRGAIIGDTIVSGTEVPIKMGNALPLTDMPLGTAIHNIEITLGKGGQLARAAGAVAKLIAKEGKSATLKLPSGEVRLISKNCSATVGQVGNVGVNQKSLGRAGSKRWLGKRPVVRGVVMNPVDHPHGGGEGRAPIGRKKPTTPWGYPALGKRSRKRNKYSDNLILRRRSK